Proteins from a genomic interval of Sporolactobacillus sp. Y61:
- the perR gene encoding peroxide-responsive transcriptional repressor PerR: MLKNSGVRITPQRHAILEYLVVSGSHPTADEIYKALEHKFPNMSVATVYNNLRVFKKTGLVKELTYGDSSSRFDFSTKQHYHIICRKCGKIVDFYYPGLDEVQSLAAQVTGFKVDSHRLEVYGICPECQHKEASHTDDPDTVGK, from the coding sequence ATGCTTAAAAACTCCGGTGTTCGAATTACACCTCAGCGCCATGCGATTCTGGAATACCTTGTGGTTTCCGGTTCGCACCCAACTGCTGATGAGATTTATAAAGCTCTGGAACATAAATTTCCTAATATGAGTGTTGCGACGGTTTATAACAACCTGCGTGTTTTTAAAAAGACAGGTCTGGTCAAAGAACTGACCTATGGAGATTCGTCAAGCCGTTTTGATTTTTCAACTAAACAGCATTATCATATTATCTGCCGCAAGTGTGGAAAAATTGTAGACTTTTATTATCCGGGACTGGATGAAGTTCAGTCTCTGGCGGCTCAGGTGACAGGATTTAAAGTCGATTCGCACAGGCTGGAAGTGTATGGTATCTGTCCGGAATGTCAGCATAAAGAAGCCAGTCATACCGACGATCCGGATACCGTCGGAAAATAG
- the bcp gene encoding thioredoxin-dependent thiol peroxidase, which produces MIEEGTEAPDFTLRATGGENVTLSKLKGRNIVLYFYPKDMTPGCTNEACDFRDQNKMFKDLDTVVIGVSPDPIEKHQKFTAKHDLPFTLLADIDHTAAKLYGAWQKKKNFGREYMGIVRSTFVIDKQGKVVKVWPKVKVSGHIADVYQFVKEKLN; this is translated from the coding sequence ATGATTGAAGAAGGAACGGAAGCACCGGATTTTACTCTTCGGGCAACCGGCGGAGAAAATGTAACCTTGTCAAAATTGAAGGGAAGGAATATTGTTCTGTATTTCTACCCGAAGGACATGACACCGGGTTGTACGAATGAAGCGTGCGATTTTCGTGATCAGAATAAAATGTTTAAAGACCTGGACACCGTCGTCATCGGTGTGAGCCCGGATCCGATCGAGAAGCATCAGAAGTTTACAGCGAAACACGATCTGCCGTTTACCCTTCTCGCAGATATTGATCATACCGCAGCGAAGCTGTACGGAGCCTGGCAGAAGAAAAAGAATTTCGGCAGAGAGTATATGGGTATTGTCCGCTCAACGTTTGTGATTGATAAGCAGGGCAAGGTCGTAAAGGTCTGGCCGAAAGTTAAAGTATCCGGACATATTGCCGATGTTTATCAGTTTGTAAAAGAAAAATTGAATTAA